The DNA sequence CCTCATCGGCGTCTCCGCCCCGGAGGCGATGTGAGCGGCAGCCGGAAACAGGGCGCGCAGGGGTGTGGTCTCAGACCCGCCAGTTCTCCTGGCTTCCAAGTAAAACCGCTCCTATCTCGATATCGGGGTACGCCAGGTTAGCGCCAACAGACCTCTCAAAACAAAGAAGTTGACGACACCGGGATTATTCGGTGTAATAGCTTCTCCCAAACTGAAACGAGAGGTTAGGCGCCCTTCGATGGAAAAGGTCAAGATTATGGTTAGCTCGACCCAGGATGATCTACAGGCAGAAAGGGACGCTGCCCAAGAGGTCATTGAGAAGCTCGGCCATAAGTGTCTTAGATCGGAAACCCATCCTTGCTTTGGGGAGAGCCCCTGCAACGTTTGTCTCGAGATGGCGAAAACTTGCCATATCTACATAGGGATTTTCGGCAAGAGATATGGCTTTGTGCCTGAAGGCGAGGAAATTTCCATTACAGAGCTTGAATATCGGCGGGCTCGCGAGCATCACCCATCAAAGATCCTAGTCTATATCAAGGAGGAGGAGGAGTACGAGGACGCTCAGGCGAACTTTCTCGAAGAGGTTCAGAACTTCAAGATGGGTTACTTCAGGCGTCCCAAGTTCAAGTCTGCGGAAGAATTGAAACCTCAGATACGTGCTGACGTAAGATATTGGATTTGCATGAAAATCGCCGAGTCGTTCGATAAGGATAAAAAGATCCAGATTTTGACAGCTGAAAACGCATACTTGAATGAGGCTTTGGAAGTGTACAAGCGAACTACCTAAGATGATGGAACCCGAAGTCAAAGAACGTATTCAGGAAGCAGCCGCCAAACTATCGAAGGGCGATGTTGTCGAAGCCTACGGACTGCTCCAGATTGCCCTGAACCAAGCCCGATCTGACAATAACCGAAATGGGGAAGCGGCGGCGTTGCACTTCATGGGAATGGCGTCAGTGGACCTTGGGCGTATTGAAGAGGCTTCTTCGCTTTACCAGAAAGCACTCAGTATTAGGAGGGAACTCAATGATCGGCCAAGTGAGGCTGCAACCCTAAATCAACTGGGCATAGCCCTGTTCTATCAGAATCATATTGATGAGGCCCTGAGATGTCTTAAAGACGCGCTGCAGATCGCAGATGAGACGGGTGACGAGCTTGGTCAGGCTGCCTCAGCTCACCAGCTCGGCGTTGTGTATCAGAAGCTTGGTAAAATCCAAGAGGCCAAGGAGTTCTTTGAAAGAGCTCTCTCAATTGCCGAACGCAGAAAGGACCAGCAAATAAAGGCGAGTGCCTTGCATCAATTGGGGATCATTCAACAGCAACGTGGCGACCATAAGCGCGCCGAAGAGTCTTTCAAGAAGACATTGGCGATTCAAGAAGGTATTGGTGATCAGATAGGACAGGCTGCTGCGATGCACCAGCTCGGCACGATTGATCAGGAACAAGGACGGCTTAATGACGCTGCTAGATGGTTCGGTAGGGCTCTCGAGATTGCAGAGCAGTTGGGTAATCTCCGAGGGCAATCAGTCACTCTCTACAATTTGGGAAGTCTCCTCGTAACAAAAGGCGAGCTGGACCAAGCCATGAGTCATTTGAGAGCCAGTATGGATATCGCTGAGCGGCTCAACGACCAAATGATGGTCGCCAAGGCTCTAAACCAGATGGGGCATATTTACCTCGGAAAGAGTGAGCTGGATAAGGCAGAACAGTCATTCAGAAACAGCCTTGAGGTCTTTGAGCGTTTTGCCGGCCCGAGGAGTAAGGACACTGCGATGGCGATTAACAACGTTGGGGCCGTACTATCGCTTCAGGGCCGAGCGGGCGAGGCTGAGCCGTTGATGTTGCAGTCTGCGGAAGTATCACACGAGATTGATGACTTCGACGGGGAAACGCGATATCTAATGAATCTAGCCAGATTGAAATTTCAACAGGAGGCTTTTGAGGAGGCGATTCGCTTTCTGAAGCGAGCCCTGGCGCCGGCTGGAAATCTGGATGATCCCGGTGCACTTGGCAGTGTATATACGGCACTGACCGCTGCATACCTGCGTTTGCATAGGACTGATGAAGCCAAAGAGGCATTAAAGAACTCAATTCCGATGTTGGAGAGAGCCAATTCAGACAATCTTGCGAAAGCAAAAGCCTTGCTGAAGCAACTCGAGGAATCCACAGACTCACGCTAGCATCGCTAGCGCCATCGATCACAGGATCGCAGCTGCTAACCTCTCAGCTGCCGTCTCCTGAAGACAGATATTTCCCGGCCTTCTCATGGTCGGGGCCCGCGTCCGCTGTCAGCTCAAGTGGCTTTCTAAGGCGGCGGGCGATGCCGTCCACGTACCGGGGATTGCGCTCGATCATGACGAAGTTGCGGTTGAGGGCCTTCGCGACGCAGCCTGTCGTTCCGGTGCCGGCCACCGGGTCAAGGACCAAGTCTCCTTCATTCGTGCTGACGAGGATGACACGCCTCAAGAGCTCTGCGGGCTTCTGCGTTGAGTGCAGCTTCTTGCCCTGATCGTCCTTTAGCCGCTGGCCGCCGGTGCATATCGGCAGAACCCATACGTTCGCCCCAACGCTGCCGATCCCAAGCGCCTTCGCCGCATTCTTATTGAACGTGTATTTCTTGGCTCCTTTATCCTTGACGGCCCAGATGAGCGTCTCAGTCGCGTTTGTGAACCGAACGCCGAGCCAGTTCGGCATCGGGTTCGTCTTCACCCATATCACGTCGTTGAGCATCCAGTAACCGAGGTC is a window from the bacterium genome containing:
- a CDS encoding tetratricopeptide repeat protein; translation: MMEPEVKERIQEAAAKLSKGDVVEAYGLLQIALNQARSDNNRNGEAAALHFMGMASVDLGRIEEASSLYQKALSIRRELNDRPSEAATLNQLGIALFYQNHIDEALRCLKDALQIADETGDELGQAASAHQLGVVYQKLGKIQEAKEFFERALSIAERRKDQQIKASALHQLGIIQQQRGDHKRAEESFKKTLAIQEGIGDQIGQAAAMHQLGTIDQEQGRLNDAARWFGRALEIAEQLGNLRGQSVTLYNLGSLLVTKGELDQAMSHLRASMDIAERLNDQMMVAKALNQMGHIYLGKSELDKAEQSFRNSLEVFERFAGPRSKDTAMAINNVGAVLSLQGRAGEAEPLMLQSAEVSHEIDDFDGETRYLMNLARLKFQQEAFEEAIRFLKRALAPAGNLDDPGALGSVYTALTAAYLRLHRTDEAKEALKNSIPMLERANSDNLAKAKALLKQLEESTDSR
- a CDS encoding DNA methyltransferase, with the protein product MTSERADAGGSGRPNRESGSLVIEHAPERKQYRLDEALNKVILGDALEVLEKLPEETFDMVFIDPPYFLQLPKKELKRWKAKTVVDGVSDEWDKFASFEEYDRYIDRLLRLVQRVMKPNATVWVISTYHSIFRIGRIMQDLGYWMLNDVIWVKTNPMPNWLGVRFTNATETLIWAVKDKGAKKYTFNKNAAKALGIGSVGANVWVLPICTGGQRLKDDQGKKLHSTQKPAELLRRVILVSTNEGDLVLDPVAGTGTTGCVAKALNRNFVMIERNPRYVDGIARRLRKPLELTADAGPDHEKAGKYLSSGDGS
- a CDS encoding DUF4062 domain-containing protein is translated as MEKVKIMVSSTQDDLQAERDAAQEVIEKLGHKCLRSETHPCFGESPCNVCLEMAKTCHIYIGIFGKRYGFVPEGEEISITELEYRRAREHHPSKILVYIKEEEEYEDAQANFLEEVQNFKMGYFRRPKFKSAEELKPQIRADVRYWICMKIAESFDKDKKIQILTAENAYLNEALEVYKRTT